TCTGATTCTGAAATTTAGGCATGCGTAAGGCGGAATATCCGCCGAGTAAAAGTAGCGGCTTAGGAACTGGCGGCGGCGCCGCGCAGTTGTCGCTCGACATATTTGGCGAGCAAATCGGTCTCGATATTCACAGCGTCTCCCACCTGACGGCCCCCCAGCGTCGTCACCGACAACGTATGCGGAATCAGTGCGACGCTAAAACGTTTCTCCTCGACATCGACCAACGTCAAGCTGACGCCGTCGACCGCGACCGAACCTTTGGCCGCCATCTGCAGCGCCAACTCCGGCGCGACGCGAAACCAAAACTTCGACCACTCGGCGTCGTCCTGACGCTCGTCGACCTGCCCTACTCCGTCGACATGACCGGTGACGTAATGTCCGCCCAGTCGATCGCCGGCCCGCAAGGCTCGCTCGAGATTAACCGCATCGCCGCCGGCGAGTTTGCCCAGGTTGGTTTTGCTCAACGTTTCTTCCCCCGCTTCGAAAGCCAATTGCGATCCGGAGATCTCAATCACCGTCAAACAGCAGCCGTTGATCGCGACGCTGTCGCCGATCGCGGCGCCTTCAGCGACCAGTCCGCACTCGACCAGCATCAAAACGCCGGGGCCCTGCCGTGTGACGGCTACGATCGAGCCGAGCGTTTCGACAAGTCCGGTAAACATGAGCAATCGCCTTCAACGTGGATCAAGGTGGAAAATCAGCGCCGCAATCGCAGCGCAGCGGCGAGAGTCAGCTTTGGCGGTGAGACGCACCGTAGCTAATGAATGTAGCCCGAGTTAATTTTTTCCTCAACCAAGGCTCGGCTGCCTAGTCAATGCGAAATATGCGCGGCAAAATGGCGATTCCATTCGAACTATCGTAAACCAATCCGGGCGATTATCGTCCCCGGGCCCCGAATTGTGCGGCGATTGCTACCGAAAGCCGCACGACCTGCGACAACCCCTGACCAGCGAGAGAGAACCATGAGCTTTATTGTTGACATTCGTGGCCTGCAAGTGCTCGATAGCCGCGGCAATCCCACTGTTGAGGTCGAAGTGACCCTGGATGACGGCGCCATGGGCCGCGCCGCCGTGCCGAGCGGAGCCAGCACCGGCGTTCACGAAGCGAACGAACTGCGCGACGGCGACAAGAGCGTCTACGTCGGCAAAGGGGTGACCAAAGCGGTCGAAAACGTCAACACCGTCCTGGCCGAAGTGCTGTTGGGCGAAGACGCGCTGAATCAGGCCGAAATCGATCGCAAGATGATCGAACTGGACGGCACGCCCAACAAAAGCAAGCTGGGCGCCAATGCAATCTTGGGCGTTTCGCTGGCCGTCGCCAAGGCCGCCGCACAAAGCTCCGGCTTGCCGCTCTACCGCTATCTGGGCGGCGTCGGCGCTCGTCTGCTGCCGGCCCCGATGATGAACATCCTCAACGGCGGTTCGCACGCTGACAACAATGTCGACGTCCAAGAGTTCATGGTGATGCCGTTGGGCTTCGATAACTTCAGCGACGCACTCCGCTGCGGCGTCGAAGTCTTCCATAGCCTGAAAGGCGTCCTCAAAGGCAAAGGCCTGAACACCGCCGTCGGCGACGAAGGTGGTTTCGCTCCCAACTTGGGCAGCAATATCGAAGCCTTGGATCTGATCATGGAATCGATCGAAAAGGCCGGCTACAAGCCAGGCGAACAAGTTTTCATCGCGCTCGACTGCGCTTCCAGCGAGTACTACAACGGCGAAACGAAGAAGTACACGATCGACGGCAAAGAGTTCGACTCGGCCGCGATGGTCGACTTCCTGGCC
The nucleotide sequence above comes from Blastopirellula sp. J2-11. Encoded proteins:
- a CDS encoding riboflavin synthase, with protein sequence MFTGLVETLGSIVAVTRQGPGVLMLVECGLVAEGAAIGDSVAINGCCLTVIEISGSQLAFEAGEETLSKTNLGKLAGGDAVNLERALRAGDRLGGHYVTGHVDGVGQVDERQDDAEWSKFWFRVAPELALQMAAKGSVAVDGVSLTLVDVEEKRFSVALIPHTLSVTTLGGRQVGDAVNIETDLLAKYVERQLRGAAASS
- the eno gene encoding phosphopyruvate hydratase, which encodes MSFIVDIRGLQVLDSRGNPTVEVEVTLDDGAMGRAAVPSGASTGVHEANELRDGDKSVYVGKGVTKAVENVNTVLAEVLLGEDALNQAEIDRKMIELDGTPNKSKLGANAILGVSLAVAKAAAQSSGLPLYRYLGGVGARLLPAPMMNILNGGSHADNNVDVQEFMVMPLGFDNFSDALRCGVEVFHSLKGVLKGKGLNTAVGDEGGFAPNLGSNIEALDLIMESIEKAGYKPGEQVFIALDCASSEYYNGETKKYTIDGKEFDSAAMVDFLADWAAKYPIVSIEDGCDEDDWEGWKLLTEKLGDKVQLVGDDLFVTNTERLARGIKEGIANSILIKVNQIGTLTETINAITMAHNNGYTSVSSHRSGETEDSFIADLAVALGCGQIKTGSASRSDRMAKYNQLLRIEAELGENAMYGGPIFPTLKNKS